The DNA region aaacaataattttaggTGGATTTATCTAGAAAACGGGATAATATATCAAACATAggtactagattttttttaaacgggcccaattttttttttgctttatgggtgttttgaaatcgccttgaatcagctttcaaaaacttataaaaaataaaaaaaaaatgattttttttatcggatcatttaaaaaactccagaaaaattatttttcgtaataataaggctgttgcaaattttgttctctttttcaaaatcgggctgaaaatcagggacaaaaatattttttgatcctTAAAAAAGCGAGGTTaaataatttggtgatttttttaatgatttttaggtTGCACgttaatttcaaattgtttaaaaagaaTCTTTAAATATCCGTCTTGTTGGCTTGTTCGTGATAAATATCtttaaattatgtatttttaaagatataagtaaaaaaatatcaaattttaattatttgaaatacttgagtcatcaaaagaaaattaaagcgTTCAATTTTATGAAAGTTCTACACGCTTAACCACTCTTGGGTTAACACGCAGCTTTTGCACCGCACCCAACTCTACCTACCTTAACAATCTTCTCGCTCTCGATGGCCTGCCCCGGCAGCTTCAGGACTTCCGCCCCGATGGCGGTCTCCTCGTTCGGCTGGCTGGCGGTGCTTTTGACGTACACGTTGCTCTTGGAGTAGCGTCTGATGAGAATGTTGCCGGCGTCGTCCATCTTGATTTTGACGCCCTGAAAAGAAACGAAAATCGTGAAATCGTGTTTAAGCCGTGTTTGGTTTGTGTGTGGGGATTGAGCTGGTCTAGTACAGGTTGAGGTTATGCAACCTGTTGCAACGAAACCGTTAGGTCGGAGTAATTAAACCTGTTCAATGGCGAGTTTTGGCATGGATTGAAGGTGGAtctcttttttttgctttaaccTAGGCCATATATGCGTACAAATCAAATCATCCATAAAGAGTGGCCTACCCCTTGGTTTGGCCCTCGGCGAGCAGAGGGCTACTTCGATGGACGGACACACTAGCTATTAATTAGGCTGGTTGGTTAGCAACGGACGGTGTACGTTACCTAATCGGAGCAGGCCGAAAGTTTTATGGCATCTTCGGTGGAAGTTGTTGTTGTCGTTGGCATGGTTAATTGAGCTTATGGCAGAGATTACTAATTGTCATTAAATGGTTAATTGAGAGCTTGATATTGCCACCAGAAGCAAATGTTCTTGACTTTCGTTCTTGCAGGAATTAAGAGAAATCATAGAAGTGACAGCCAAGGGGGATGACACacacaattttaatttaaacaacTTCATGGCATTTActcgaataatttaaaaaaatatcgttacATTGAAGAAACCACAAAACCATCATTTTAACTAAAGGTCACCGGCGTCCTTTTCAAGGAAAATAGCTGAAACATGACTTGCTCAAAACCGAGCTATTCATGCTTGAAAAAATGCCCAAAAGGCATGCTCCAAATGATGAATTgtttacaaacacacacacgtcaAAACAGTGGCGAGCGTCCATCATCGCGTGCGTCAGGCTAATTCTGACAGTTAATAGCTCAtgagttgtgattttttttgcctcaAACCGCCATTGAAAAAGTGACACATATCGACACACATGACCGCAAGAGCAAGAGCTGACCACAGAGCGGACGAAAACGAGTTCGAGTTATTTCGAGCGCGACGGCGATCGTGCGATCATCGCCGTGTCGTCGGAGCCGGCCTTCAAGGTCGTCAATTGGTATTTAGAAAATATATTCAAATGAACCTCGCGATCAAGTTCTCGTTCTCGGTGTGGGACTCGGACTCGGGTAGAATGAGAGTTTCAGAACCGATTGGGGATCCTTTTCGCGATGATCATCAGTATTGTGAGGAGTCTGCTGCAGGATGATTTATGATTCAGGCATTGGACACGGTCCGGATGTTACGGATTTGAAATTGACTCCGACTCGGAATGTTCTGAAGCAATTTGTAGCACATGTTTGACGAGTTTATTATTGTGCTAAAATAGCgatcattattttttgaatgaaaacgaACCGAGTTCTAATCGGCGCTATTTTGCTCGCAAGCATGTTTTTGCTTCCCCCAAATTATTAGTCCATTTATCATTCTCGGTTGTAGCACATCTGTCACCGCGGCAGTGTTGCCATCGCCAGCTGCCAAAAAATATTGCCGCCATTATGGCAGTTTCGCTGCTTGACACGACTCACATTTCAGAGCTCATCACGCAACGCAGAGTTTCAATGTAATCCATCTGTAAAAGGTATGGCTATGTTTTCATGCTCGTATTAGTGTACGAAcgcagggaaaaatattttgtcgaCTTTGAATTAGTTTTTCCTTCAATCAGCATTTTTCTCTCCGTGCATGGTTAGCGACTGAACGGTGTGACGTCATaccgtttgttttggtttggtttgccaTACGATTTTGCAAGAAATCTCAGTTTCTCGCATAAAATcgttaaaaatttggtttattactGAAAAAATAGCAGTTAAAGGTAAGTGCCAACAACTATGACACGTCTACATCAATATTTTTCCACATTAATGTTTTGATATTCCAGATATTGTCGGAATTGCCATAAACTGCGACCAGCACTGACGAACAGAGGACGGTCTCCTTGCGGAACTAAGAACGTGGACCTAACCGATAGTGGCCGTACCAAGGACTTGAAGGAAAACCGGTGCCAGTGGCCGGAAGCAGTCCGTCGGATGGGATACTGCTGAAgcgatcagcagcagcagcagcgtcaaCATTAGTAAGTTGTTATGCTTCACGATGGACTACAAGTGGCACATACTAACAAATGCCCCCAACAGCAAATGCAGCAGTAGTCTCCACCGGAGAACCAGGTAATTATTTGACGTGATAAAGGTGACTATCGCCAGCCTGGCCACGACTTTAAGTTGGCACTTACCTGATTCCTTTCCCAAACCAGGCCGAGTAGAAACCCATCCAGTCCGTGCTGGCTGCGAACCGCGGCGAAATCGCTACCATGTCTTCCTAGTGTGTAACGAGCTGGGCATGCCGTCGGTGGCCATCTACTCCGAGCAGAATCGCCAGCACATGCACCGACAGAAGGCCGACGAGTCGTACATCGATGGCAAGGGCCTAGCCCCGGTCGAGGTCTGCAACACATTCCAGAAATTATCCGGGTGTGCAAGGAGAACGACGTCGACGACATGCACCCCGGTTAAGGGTCATATCGGTCCATCACCTAAGGTTGTCCAGCAGATGGGAGACAAAGTGGCCGCCCGTAAGGCTGCCATTGAAGCAGGCGTTCTAATCGTACCGGAAACGGACGGTCCCGTGACTATCAAGGTGGAAGTGTTGGTTTTTTGCAAGAAGCACGGATTTCCCGTGATCTTCAAGGCAGTGTTAAGTGGAAGTAGCCGTGGAAAGGGAAGTGTGAAAAATGGTAGAGGTCGGGGACAACTTCGAGCGAGCGAGTTCGGAGGCGAAGGCTTCCGTCGGTAATGGTGCCATGCTTATTGGAAGGTTCATCGAACGACCTAGGCATATTGAGTTGCAACTGTTGGATGACAAAGCTGGCAACGTCAGATATGAAAACGCCGGAATGGTGGAGGTCCTTTGAGACGGCAACTTCTACTCATCAAAGTGAACGCCCGTCTGCAAGTGGAGCACCGGAATTGATTTCGTTTAGTTGGGACTAAATCTAAAATCCGTGTCGCCGAGGGAATCACGCTGGCAGAGTTGGGATACACTCATGATATCATTAAAACTCCCCAACAGCAGCAACCGCTAATACAGCCTAATTACGAAGAACAACAAATGGCAAAAGTTgatctcaacgattttttttaaattagcaaaaatacaacaaaatactGTTAGGTACATAACATATGCACACTATATGTAACAGAAATATATTCTTAAAACAGCTTAAAACTACtcttcagttcaatttgttttcaTTCATCTTGTTATCATCGATGGCAACTAGTTTTAATTCATAAAAAGTACTTCTCGGTTTGTATTTAAGACCAAATTCATTTGGAACCCCGATCGTACAGAACTTCAATCTCCCCCCCccttcttggacaattttccatacaaaaaaaactaaagtatccacgtggtttatggatggtcccctagtTATATGTGTCCAAACAACTCCTGAAAATTTTACGCCGATTGGTATTGTCGATGCGGATTGGTATACACTGCTCGTGTACTTCCTCTGAAGTTTCGTTTAAAAGTGTTCATATcaggaataaataaaaatctcgaTAAAATCTTTCACCACTCATGCACAACATAGTTCAAATTAATCTTTTCATGCGTGAAAGTAACCAAAAAAGcataaattgcaataaaaagatcatttttcattgattttgtaTACCATCCTGCAGTGCCGAGAACGGTATGACGTCATCACGAGAGGCTTCGCGAATGTTGACACTTTTTCGCTTACTAACACTAATCCAAAACGTTTTCAGCCGGACCTTTTAAATATACGGACATTGGCAGAGTTTGGCTTCTCGCTCTCGATCATGTTGCATGTGGATTCAACATTAGAGTGCAGTGCATCTTCCTGGTTTCTCCAGCATGGAACCTGCTTCCATGTTTACGTAACGAGAGGTACATGCAAGCCATAGACTAACAATTGAGACTAGGTGGGGCTTGTGAGACTGAACGAGGGGTGCGacactttaattttttgtctTAACAATTGATCTATGGCAGATCGCCAACATCTCCGCGTAAAATTATGTTCAGACGGAAGTCCAGAGATTCGTGGTGTCGGGATTGAGCGTGACAGAGCTGCGGAGGTGTTTTTTTTCGCTCAGGTGGAAACCTTAAAAAAGTGGTCTCGACTTGATTGACAGCGTATGTAGGAAGAAATTGCTCGCGCCGACCTATCAATAGGTTCGAAACGTGTTCCGATTGAAGGTTAGTCGTTTCGACGCGTTTTTAAGCGGTTCTAGGAAGTTGTAGTTCACTGATGGAGAAGAGCTGTAATTACCGAAAACGGCAGCCATTAGTAGCCCTTTAGCCGAGTGCAGAACGCCACACGTGGGAAACGAGATTTGAGGTTAAGCCGCCAAAAGTGGTCTTAGTAGGCCGCGAGGTGTTCTAATTATCTAGTAGCCCGGAGGTGAAACATTATCGTGGCAGAAAAAAAAGGCCGGGGCGCTCAGTAAATCAGATCGCAGCAGGCCACGAAGAAGAGCCATTTCCTGGATCGCCATGGGGAAGGCGACGCTCTTTCAAGGAAGACTAGTTCTGCACGATCATTAGCGAGCTGGCAGAAGATCCAGTTTTGCTAGGCAGCTGACAGTGGTGTGCAGGCAGTCGTTGGAGGAATGAAATCGAAAGTTTACGCTGAAGTTGGAACAGCGGAAATGACCGAGTGCGTGCAAATGTCAAAtcaattataaataaaatcgTTCATGTTTTAGAGTGTAACGTACTTTTGACAGATGATCAGTAACGGTATGGTGTTAcgctttctagaacaaacatgttggccactttttagactttttgtgcaaatctacaaattgctttagaaattttgaacaaaagaattgacgaaatacaaagcgtaacacTGCTGTTGATGAGTAACGGTGCGGCGTTACATCAGCGTCAGGGTGATAATTAAACGCCAATTTGCAATCGCGGATGTAGTTTGTCCATGCTAATCACTACAAATGAAGACGCTGGTTCTACCAATGTTGACAAAACCCCCATGGAATGTAAACAAATGGTTGTGAGCAGATTTTGAGTCGTAGAAAGGAAAAGGCCGTTTCGCGCGAGTGACTGATGATGTTCTTTCCAGTCGGTAACGAATAGTTTCGAGCGCGGTGGCGTCGCGGGGTACATTTGCGTTTAGGCCTTGATATTTAAAGATCATCCGCGATCTCGCCGCGCAGGTAGCCAGCGCTCAGATCTGTCCGGAGCAACGTGGTGTTGATGGATCTTCTTCTGCACCTCTTTAGAGAGCGTCGTGATCGTGATCGCGTTGCCACGGTTCTGATGGGGATGCCATATGCCATACTCACAACAGCAGTTTCTCATCGAATTGCTTTATTAGTTTGGACCGCGCTCGTAAAACGGTGCCCCGATCATGGTCTTTAGTGCGGCTTGCGGCATCGTGATGCACTCTCGATCGCTCGCGCGCCTCCACCAGATGAATTAATTTCGCTAAACAGCTCGTCTTCGCGCTCAACCGGATGAGACTGACATTTGTAAGGTTCTGGAGAGCTAGCGCCAGCCGATCGCGCGACCGTGATAGCCGGCCTTGATCTTAATCTGACGCGCGCAAGCTGCTCCGACAATGGTCGATTGTCGTCGGTTCTAGTCTAATTGCCACTTGGTCGTTTGACTTACCTGTCCGACGTGTCGTTTGACTTCATCTGTCTTGTGGTCCCGCATCGGGTTGTCGAAGCCACACAGGCCGATCCTGGAATAGAGAGCAAGAAATGTAACGCATTAGAACTGGTGTTCAAAATGGTGATCGCTGCCCAGAAGCATGATCGCGATCAACGGTTGAGATTGATACTGAATGAGTCAGCGCAAAACTGAGCACAATCAGTTATGACGATGATAGTTGCAAATTGTTAACTTAACATGACTGATGACGAGGTAATGGAGTTCATCGGAGAAGTCTGCAAAGTGATTCTCGTCTGATGACAGGGTAGAAtgcactttgtttttttttgatagatcgATGCGAGTTGAAATGTTAATCGCTGAGCAAGGACAACAAACTCGTTGGGTACGTACAACGTAACGCACATTTGACAGTTGCAGCGTAACGCTTCACGTTTTCGCTTTCAATCAAGTTATAATAGGCATTTCGGTTTCATTGCATATTTCGCAATACCCTTAACGATCACCGACTGCAAATAATTTCCGAATGAATCACATTGCATTAGCTGAAGTTTATTCTCGAGAACCCCCATTTCGGTTCTGGTCCAATTTTAGCACGCGGGGGTCCCAAAGCACCGTTCAACCCTCCTTACAAACAAATTAATATTCATGTCCAGTGCCGCGGCGAACCGAGCTATACCAGAACACGAGTGCGGTATTTtaactttcacaaaaaaacgcCAGCCCTTCTTTTAGGGTTGGGCTCGGCAGCACTACAACTTGCGCTTGGTTAGTACGCAAATGTACGATTAGCCACGCCGTAGCGGGTCTTAGAAACGGCTTATGTGGCGCGGGCCCGCGTATAAGGGCACATTAGCCTATTAAAATAGCTAATACCGCGACGCTTCACTCAGCTAGAACGTGAATCATTAGTCGACGCGATGCAGTTGTTGTGCATACGGGGTTGTTGAACAGTGGGTGAACTTGGGTGAAACTTTTAAACTCCGATTGCAGgattaaaaataatactttCAGAATTTGTCCGAGTTCAAATCCGGGTTCCTTAAAAAAATCCGACTCCGAATCTACAGATCTAAAAGGAACAAAGTGTTTTAAAGAACTGCGATTCATGACTTCGTGAATAATTTGATTCACGATTTCGTGATATTTTTATGACTTCATGAATTCCATACAATTattcatgaatttttgaatattattcATGGTTATTAAAAGAACCTTTAAAGATTTCTGTTTATGAAAACGTAAACAATACTTTTCATGATTTCTTGAACATTTTCCAGTAAATCGTGAATTAAGCTCATCTAATCATAAATaacattaatgatttttttacttgtttgcatttctatttttgtattttaaaatgaccaaaataaccaaaatgaccaaaatgaccaaaatgaccaaaatgaccaaaatgaccaaaatgaccaaaatgacataaAGACCAAactgacaaaaattaccaaaattataaaataaccaaaattaccaaaattaccaaaatgaccaaaatgaccaaaatgaccaaaatgaccaaaatgaccaaaatgaccaaaatgaccaaaatgaccaaaatgaccaaaatgaccaaatgaccaaaatgaacaaaatgacgaaaatgaccaaaatgaccaaattgaccaaaatgaccaaaattaccaaaatgaccaaaatgaccaaaatgaccaaaatgacataaagaccaaaatgacataaagaccaaactgaccaaaatgaccaaaatgaccaaaatgaccaaaatgaccaaaatgaccaaaatgaccaaaatgaccaaaatgaccaaaatgaccaaaatgaccaaaatgaccaaaattaccaaaatgaccaacacgACCAAAATGACATAAGGACCAAactgacaaaaattaccaaaattaccaaaattacaaaataaccaaaattaccaaaattaccaaaattaccaaaattaccaaaatgatcaaaatgatcaaaatgatcaaaatgatcaaaatgaccaaaatgatcaaaatgatcaaaatgatcaaaatgaccaaaatgaccaaaatgaccaaaatgaccaaaatgaccaaaatgaccaaaatgaccaaaatgaccaaaatgaccaaaatgaccaaaatgaccaaaatgaccaaaatgaacaaaatgaccaaaatgaccaaaatgaccaaaatgaccaaaatgaccaaaattaccaaaattaccaaaattaccaaaattaccaaaatgacaaaaatgactacaatgacaaaaatgacaaaaatgacaaaaatgacaaaaatgacaaaaatgacaaaaatgacaaaaatgacaaaaatgacaaaaatgacaaaaatgacaaaaatgacaaaaatgacaaaaatgacaaaaatgacaaaaatgacaaaaatgacaaaaatgacaaaatgacaaaaatgacaaaaatgacaaaatgacaaaaatgacaaaaatgacaaaatgacaaaaatgacaaaaatgacaaaaatgacaaaaatgacaaaaatgacaaaatgacaaaatgacaaaatgacaaaaatgacaaaatgacaaaatgacaaaaatgacaaaatgacaaaaatgacaaaaaatgacaaaatgacaaaaatgacaaaaatgacaaaaatgacaaaatgacaaaaatgacaaaatgacaaaaatgacaaaaatgacaaaaatgacaaaaatgacaaaaatgacaaaactgacaaaaatgacaaaaatgacaaaaatgacaaaactgacaaaaatgacaaaaatgacaaaaatgacaaaaatgacaaaaatgacaaaaatgacaaaaatgacaaaaatgacaaaaatgacgaaaatgacaaaaatgacaaaaatgacaaaaatgacaaaaatgacaaaaatgacaaaaatgacaaaaatgacaaaaatgacaaaaatgacaaaaatgacaaaaatgacaaaaatgacaaaaatgacaaaaaatgacaaaaatgacaaaaatgacaaaaatgacaaaaatgacaaaaatgacaaaaatgaccaacattACAACTGTCAAATCCCATTGTGCACCGCTCCACCCTGAGTCGGGACCATTTGGTGGCGCCCCTCCCAGCGAGTTGCACCAATTCGACACTTCTTGGCTAACGCTAGAAGGCACACGTGTAGGCGTCGGCAAATTGGTGCACTCATTAGCGGGTAGGGGGTCCGTTTGATTGCTTGCTGGGGTCACAAAAACCCCGGGTAGAATTAGCCCAGCAGCACTATACATCATAACACTTTGCACACCCCCTTAAATCGTCTAGTTGGGTGTTGTTTTAAAGTACAAATAAGTGGCCGAAAAGTTGCGATCATTAAGGCGGTGTCTGGACGTTGATGAATTGAGGCTTTCGAAGTCCATTATTTACACAGGACAATCACAGGACAGGACATCAGGGTGGAATCTTGAGGTCTAATTAGTTGGAGCAGATTGGCTTGATGAAGCAGGAGGTCATTGATTGGAGTGGT from Culex quinquefasciatus strain JHB chromosome 3, VPISU_Cqui_1.0_pri_paternal, whole genome shotgun sequence includes:
- the LOC6045649 gene encoding pyruvate carboxylase 1, translating into MPSVAIYSEQNRQHMHRQKADESYIDGKGLAPVEVCNTFQKLSGCARRTTSTTCTPVKGHIGPSPKVVQQMGDKVAARKAAIEAGVLIVPETDGPVTIKVEVLVFCKKHGFPVIFKAVLSGSSRGKGSVKNGRGRGQLRASEFGGEGFRR